Proteins encoded within one genomic window of Chlorobaculum sp. MV4-Y:
- the groES gene encoding co-chaperone GroES: MNLKPLADRVIVKPAPAEEKTKGGLYIPDTGKEKPMYGEVIAVGPGKVSDAGQVVTMQVNAGDKVLYGKYSGTEVQVEGEDYLIMRESDIFAILG, from the coding sequence ATGAACTTGAAACCATTAGCTGATCGAGTTATTGTTAAGCCCGCTCCTGCCGAAGAGAAAACCAAGGGTGGCCTCTACATTCCCGATACCGGCAAAGAGAAGCCGATGTACGGTGAAGTCATTGCCGTTGGTCCGGGCAAGGTTTCCGATGCTGGCCAGGTTGTCACCATGCAGGTGAACGCTGGCGACAAGGTCCTTTATGGCAAGTACTCTGGCACCGAAGTCCAGGTCGAGGGCGAGGACTACCTGATCATGCGCGAGTCCGATATCTTCGCGATTCTTGGCTGA